The genome window CGACGCAGTCCTTACCTCTTATCATGGCGGGAGGCATTCTGGGCGGCATTGCGTTCGGGTTCGTTGTATCTGCGATCATCTACCGCATGAGCATCGTGTTTCCCGGTATTGCCATGGACGAGACCAAAACCATCGGAGGAGCATGGGACCTGGCCAAAGGGTTCACCCTGAAGATGGTCATGGTTCTTTTCATCATTGAAATCCCTTCGATAACGATGGACATTATTCACGGGTATCTTCAGCTGACCTACCCCATGAATGTTAACATACTTCTTGGTGGAACGATTGCATCCTATATTCTGTACACACTCGTAGGCACCGTAAACTTCCTCACCATTGTTGTCTGGTATGAGAAATTACATGTAAGACACGCGGAAAGGCTTGAAGCCAAAACGGAGCTCCAGCCCGAATCCACCGCCGACGAAGTTGCCGATCTGATTTAACCAACACGGCCCGCCTCTCAGGGCGGGCCTTTTTCCTACGACATAAATGACATCCCTTTCCCTCGCAAAAGAATCCCTCTCCCTGTTGTTGCGCAACCGCCTCATGACAGGCGCATACCTGCTGGCGTTCACCGCAGTCTATCTGCTGACCCTTCTGATTCCTTTTCACGATCACATGCCGTTTCTCGTCTCGGGGCTGGCAGGGGATCTGTTCAGTTTCCTGTTTCTGGCGCCGTTGGCGATCCTGTTCTACGGAAAACTGCTGTCCCGGTCCGGCGTGGAGAGCGGACACGCTCTGCTGCTGCGCAGGGCGCTGCTCTTCCTGGCCGGAATGTTTCTCATCAAGGTGATTTTCTGGCTGGGGGACGGGCTGCTCTCTGTGCTGGTTCCCTATCCCGAGGACATGGCCGACGATGCCGCGTTCGAGCGCTACGACGCGGTTATGCGCACCAGTCGGTACGTACTCCAGGCCCTCTGCTGCCTGTGTTTCTCCCGGGTGGCGCTGTTCTTTCCGGCCCTGGCGCAAGGCGGCAAACGCCCGCTGGTACGCGCCTGGAAACGGGGACGCGGCCAGACGCTCGGGCTGTACCTCGGCCTGGCTGTCCTGGTGGTGCCGCTGGAAACAGTCAGTTACGTGCTGTTCGATCTGTATTGGGAGAGTCTCTTTCGCTGGACCGAATATTTCTTCCGCATCTCCGAAGACACCTTCTACCTGCGCATGAACGCGGCGGGCGCGTTCATGAGCGCGCTCATGTTCATCCTGCTGGCCGGAGGGCTGTGCGCGGCGTATGCGGCAGTGGAGCAACAAAAGGACGACGCATGACCAAGATCAATCCGTTCTCCCTGGCAAAGGAATCCTATGCCCTGCTGTGGCGAAACCGCCGCATGGCCGGGGCGTTCATCGTGATATACGTATTGGTCTATTCGTTGGTGAGCTTGGTCCCCCTATACCACATTGTTCCCTCATCGCATGTGTTTTTCAAACTATTCACCAGTCTGCTTCTGGCCCCGGCGGTCGTGGCCCTGTATCAGGTATTTCTCGCTGCTCCGGATGAGCGAAACAAGCTGTACATTCCGCACGACATCGGTAAAAAAACCGTACTTTTGGCGACCAGTCTTTTCGTCTTCAAGATAGGCTACTGGTTGGTTTGTCTAAAGCTTCCCAACTTTTTTCTTCAGCCGGTCAACCCAACAGATTCCGCTGCTTGGAGACAGTTCTCGAAACAGATGATGATCGTAGGTCCGGCATCGGTACTAATTTATGCCTATTGCGTGACCAAGGTGGCTCTCTTTTTCCCAACCATGGTCGCAGGACGAAGCTATCCCTTAAGAACCGGCTGCAAACTGACGCGTGGCAATGTGACTCGAATATTTATGGGCCTGACAGTGGCGGTCATTCCCGTTTATCTGTTGAGCCTCGGGCTGGCAGTGGGGCCGACGGCCTTTTTTTTCATATGGTTCAGTAATTTAAACACTCTGCCAATGTGGCTGCACGGGATGCTCATGATGGCAGTCAATTCGGTCTTTGAATCGATGCCGTTCATGGTCGCGACCGCCGGATTGAGCACGGCGTACAAAACACTGACCGATTCCTGATTCCCGACTCGCCCGGTTTGGCAATTGGCAATGGCGGCCTGCCTTTCTCTTTGGTATAAGCGGTTGACCCGAGCCCGAACAGGTCTTAACTGCATACGGGCGGATGACATCGATACCCACTCCACCCCCTAAGGAGAATCATATAAATGCTCAAATTCCTTTTTGGATCCAAGAACGACCGCTACCTGAAAAAACTGGAGCCCATCATCGCCCAGATCAATGATCTGGAGCCGCAGATGCAGGCTCTTTCCGACGAGGATTTCCCGGCCAAGATCAATCAGTGGAAGGACGAGGTCCAGAACCAGGGCCGCGACCTGGACGACCTCCTGCCCGAATGCTTTGCGCTGGTGCGCGAGGCGGGCCGACGCGCCATGGGCATGCGCCATTACGACGTGCAGCTCATCGGCGGCATGGTCCTGCACCAGGGCAAGATCTCGGAAATGAAGACCGGTGAGGGCAAGACCCTGGTGGCGACCCTGGCCGTGGTGCTCAACGCGCTTTCCTGCAAAGGTGTGCACGTGGTCACGGTCAACGACTACCTGGCCAAGCGCGACGCCGAGTGGATGGGGCAGCTTTACGGCTTCCTGGGCCTTACCGTGGGCGTTATCGTGCACGGGCTTTCCGACGAGGAACGCAAGGCCGCCTACGCCTCCGACATCACCTATGGCACCAACAACGAATTCGGGTTCGACTACCTGCGCGACAACATGAAGTTCTACAAGGAACAGCTCGTGCAGCGCGAACTCAACTACGCCATCGTCGACGAAGTTGACTCCATCCTCATCGACGAGGCGCGCACCCCGCTGATCATCTCCGGCGCGGCCGACTCGGCCTCGGGCCTGTACCAGCGCATCAACGGCCTGGTGCCCAGCCTGAAGATGTCCACCCCACGCGATCCCGAGGACAAGGACACCCCGCCGGACGGCGACTTCGAGCTGGACGAGAAGGGCAAGACCATCACCCTGACCGACGCGGGCGTGGAAAAATGCGAGGAGCTGCTGGGCATCGACAACCTGTTCGACCCGCAGCACATCTCCCTGCAGCACCACATCCTGCAGGCGCTCAAGGCGCACCACTGCTTCCATCTCGACGTGGACTACATGGTCACCGAAGGCCAGGTGGTGCTGGTGGACGAATTCACGGGTCGTCCCATGCCGGGCCGCCGCCTGTCCGAGGGCCTGCACCAGGCCATCGAGGCCAAGGAAGGCGTGAAGGTGGAATCCGAGAACCAGACCCTGGCCTCCATCACCTTCCAGAACTATTTCCGCATGTATGAAAAGCTGGCGGGCATGACCGGTACGGCGGACACCGAATCCGTGGAATTCAACCAGATCTACGGGCTCGAGGTCATCGTCATCCCCACGCACAAGGACATGATCCGCAAGGACCACCCGGACGCGATCTTCAAGAGCCAGCAGGAAAAGTACAACGCCATCGCCCTGGATATTCAGGACTGCTACAAGCGCGGCCAGCCCGTGCTTGTGGGCACCGTGTCCATCGAGAAGTCCGAGCTCATCTCGCGCATGCTCAAGAAGCTCAAGGTGCCGCACAACGTGCTCAATGCAAAGCACCACGAAAACGAGGCCCAGATAGTGGCCGAAGCCGGTGAAAAGCAGAAGGTCACCATCGCCACCAACATGGCCGGCCGAGGCACGGACATCAAGCTGGGCGAAGGCGTCAAGGAACTGGGCGGCCTGCACATCCTGGGCACCGAACGCCACGAATCCCGGCGTATCGACAACCAGCTGCGCGGCCGTTCCGGTCGCCAGGGCGACCCGGGCTCCTCGCGTTTCTATCTGGCCCTGGACGACGATCTCATGCGTCTGTTCGGCTCGGACCGGCTCAAGGGCATCATGGAGCGCCTGGGCATGGAAGAGGGTCAGGCCATCGAGAACAAGATGGTCTCGGGGGCCATTGAAAAGTCCCAGACCCGGGTGGAAAACCACCACTTTGAAATCCGCAAGCAGCTCCTGGAATACGATGACGTCATGAACCAGCAGCGCCACGCCATCTATGAACTGCGCCGCGACCTCATGTCCGCGGAAAGCATGGACGGCATTGTCGAGGAATACGCCGAGGACCTGTTCGAGGAGATCCTTTCCCCGGCCCTGGCCGAAAAGAACCTGGACGACGAGACCAAGGCCGCCGTGCGCCTTCGCCTGGAAGAGGTCTTCGACTTCGGCCGCTACGAGGGCTTCCGCAATTCGGACGAACTGCCGGGCCTGGATCAGGCCATGGCCTGGACCAAGGACATCCTCAAGGTGCTGGAGGCTTCCGCCCCCGGTCATTACCAGGAAATCCTGCGCTACTTCCTGCTGGAGTCCCTGGACCGCAACTGGAAGGAACACCTGCTGAACATGGACCACCTGCGCGACGGCATCGGACTGCGCGGCTACGGCCAGAAGGACCCCAAGCAGGAATACAAGCGCGAAGGCTTCGAGCTGTTCCAGGAGATGATCTACACCATCAAGGAAACAGCCATGCGCGCCTTCTGCCACCTGCGCATCGAGGCCGAGGTCAAGGAAGAGGAATTTCAGCACGAAACCAACGAGGACGTGGAATACCAGGACAGCGAATCCTCCCGCAGGAAGCAGACCACGGTGCGGCGCGACGCCCCCAAGGTGGGCCGCAACGATCCCTGCCCCTGCGGGTCGGGCAAGAAATACAAGAAGTGCTGCGGCAAGTAGGCCGTAGGCGTT of Salidesulfovibrio onnuriiensis contains these proteins:
- the secA gene encoding preprotein translocase subunit SecA; translated protein: MLKFLFGSKNDRYLKKLEPIIAQINDLEPQMQALSDEDFPAKINQWKDEVQNQGRDLDDLLPECFALVREAGRRAMGMRHYDVQLIGGMVLHQGKISEMKTGEGKTLVATLAVVLNALSCKGVHVVTVNDYLAKRDAEWMGQLYGFLGLTVGVIVHGLSDEERKAAYASDITYGTNNEFGFDYLRDNMKFYKEQLVQRELNYAIVDEVDSILIDEARTPLIISGAADSASGLYQRINGLVPSLKMSTPRDPEDKDTPPDGDFELDEKGKTITLTDAGVEKCEELLGIDNLFDPQHISLQHHILQALKAHHCFHLDVDYMVTEGQVVLVDEFTGRPMPGRRLSEGLHQAIEAKEGVKVESENQTLASITFQNYFRMYEKLAGMTGTADTESVEFNQIYGLEVIVIPTHKDMIRKDHPDAIFKSQQEKYNAIALDIQDCYKRGQPVLVGTVSIEKSELISRMLKKLKVPHNVLNAKHHENEAQIVAEAGEKQKVTIATNMAGRGTDIKLGEGVKELGGLHILGTERHESRRIDNQLRGRSGRQGDPGSSRFYLALDDDLMRLFGSDRLKGIMERLGMEEGQAIENKMVSGAIEKSQTRVENHHFEIRKQLLEYDDVMNQQRHAIYELRRDLMSAESMDGIVEEYAEDLFEEILSPALAEKNLDDETKAAVRLRLEEVFDFGRYEGFRNSDELPGLDQAMAWTKDILKVLEASAPGHYQEILRYFLLESLDRNWKEHLLNMDHLRDGIGLRGYGQKDPKQEYKREGFELFQEMIYTIKETAMRAFCHLRIEAEVKEEEFQHETNEDVEYQDSESSRRKQTTVRRDAPKVGRNDPCPCGSGKKYKKCCGK